In Endozoicomonas sp. GU-1, one DNA window encodes the following:
- a CDS encoding RNA polymerase factor sigma-54, producing the protein MKPSLQLKMGQQLTMTPQLQQAIRLLQLSTLDLQQEIQEALESNPMLESEDSQTEDTASSEGQEELVDLSEKASEPEPQEMAEWSDSIPNELPVDSAWDDVYSSLPASSGDDDYDPLAKSSAVESLQDHLEWQLDMLPMSDRDRLIGLAIIEAVNPDGYLTCTLDDLFVSLQSQLDDLEIEEIHVLQHRVQQFDPVGCGSIDLRECLLVQLRQLPPSTPHFNNAEKLLTRYLESLGTRDYASIMRHAKLKEDQLREALSLIQSFHPKPGSTIDQTEAEYVVPDISVRKIRERWTVELNSDALPKLRINNNYASMVQRANNSRDNVFMKNHLQEARWFLKNLQSRNETLMKVASQIIAYQQEFLEKGDEAMKPLVLADIAEAVGMHESTISRVTTQKYMHTPRGVYELKYFFSSHVSTTEGGECSSTAIRAHIRKLIAEETPRKPLSDNKIAAILGDQGIKVARRTIAKYRESMNIPPSNERKQLVP; encoded by the coding sequence ATGAAGCCTTCCTTACAGCTCAAGATGGGCCAGCAGCTGACCATGACGCCGCAGCTGCAACAGGCCATCCGGCTGCTACAGCTATCGACCCTGGATCTTCAGCAGGAGATTCAGGAGGCCCTGGAGTCCAACCCCATGCTGGAGTCCGAGGATAGCCAGACAGAGGACACCGCCAGCAGTGAAGGACAGGAAGAACTCGTTGATCTGAGCGAAAAAGCCTCAGAACCTGAGCCTCAGGAGATGGCGGAATGGTCAGACAGCATTCCCAATGAACTGCCCGTGGACTCCGCCTGGGACGACGTGTATTCCAGCCTGCCGGCCAGCAGCGGTGACGATGATTATGACCCCCTGGCAAAATCCTCCGCTGTGGAGTCACTTCAGGATCACCTGGAATGGCAACTGGATATGCTGCCCATGAGCGACCGGGACCGGCTGATTGGTCTGGCGATCATCGAAGCAGTTAATCCGGATGGCTATTTAACCTGCACGCTGGATGACCTGTTTGTCTCTCTTCAATCCCAACTGGACGATCTGGAGATTGAAGAGATCCATGTGCTGCAACACCGGGTACAACAATTCGATCCGGTGGGTTGTGGCAGTATTGACCTTAGAGAGTGTCTGTTGGTTCAACTTCGTCAGCTGCCGCCCTCAACACCCCATTTCAACAATGCGGAAAAGCTGCTCACCCGTTACCTTGAGTCCCTTGGCACCCGTGATTATGCCAGCATCATGCGTCATGCCAAACTGAAAGAAGACCAGCTGCGAGAAGCCCTCAGCCTGATTCAGAGCTTCCACCCAAAACCCGGCAGCACCATTGATCAGACAGAAGCCGAATATGTGGTACCGGATATATCCGTCCGGAAAATCAGGGAACGCTGGACGGTGGAACTGAATTCCGACGCCCTGCCCAAACTGCGCATTAATAATAATTATGCGTCCATGGTTCAGAGAGCCAATAACAGCCGCGACAATGTGTTCATGAAGAACCATCTGCAAGAAGCCCGCTGGTTTTTGAAAAACCTGCAAAGCCGCAATGAAACATTGATGAAAGTGGCAAGCCAGATTATTGCCTATCAGCAGGAGTTCCTGGAAAAAGGGGATGAAGCCATGAAACCCCTGGTGCTGGCGGATATTGCCGAGGCGGTGGGGATGCATGAGTCGACGATATCCCGGGTAACGACTCAGAAGTACATGCATACCCCCCGGGGTGTTTACGAGCTGAAGTACTTTTTTTCCAGCCATGTCAGCACCACGGAAGGGGGGGAGTGTTCCTCCACGGCCATTCGGGCCCATATCCGCAAACTTATTGCTGAAGAGACACCGCGCAAACCCCTCAGTGACAATAAAATTGCGGCGATTCTGGGGGATCAGGGCATCAAGGTAGCAAGGCGCACCATTGCCAAATACCGTGAGTCCATGAATATTCCGCCATCCAATGAACGTAAGCAGTTAGTGCCCTAG
- a CDS encoding BrnT family toxin translates to MQCEWNEDKNKANIHKHGIAFEDAVDIFNHPMLSRVDDRADYGEERWVAIGRIHHLTGVVVYTERVDDVLRIISARKATRKEVQHYEENIRY, encoded by the coding sequence ATGCAATGTGAATGGAATGAAGACAAGAATAAGGCAAATATTCACAAACACGGCATTGCCTTTGAGGACGCTGTCGATATATTCAATCACCCCATGCTCAGCAGGGTCGATGATCGGGCCGATTATGGCGAAGAACGCTGGGTAGCCATTGGCCGTATTCACCACCTCACCGGCGTAGTGGTCTACACCGAACGAGTGGATGATGTATTACGGATCATCTCAGCCCGAAAAGCCACCAGGAAAGAGGTTCAACACTATGAAGAAAACATCCGGTACTGA
- a CDS encoding DUF3368 domain-containing protein, translating to MLQQLQALLDNGEAQAIIAAMQLNACIMIDEKKGRRESCKRGLKVIGSLTLLLQARRQNLIGSLKPITDGLRQNGIRYSDSVIHELLELEATLLKAR from the coding sequence TTGCTGCAACAATTACAAGCCCTACTGGATAACGGTGAAGCGCAAGCCATTATTGCCGCCATGCAGCTCAACGCCTGCATCATGATTGACGAGAAAAAAGGGCGCAGAGAGTCCTGCAAAAGAGGCCTCAAAGTCATCGGCAGTTTGACATTATTGCTTCAAGCCAGAAGACAAAATCTCATAGGGTCACTCAAACCTATCACTGATGGCCTCCGGCAGAATGGCATTCGATATTCAGACTCAGTCATTCATGAATTACTGGAGCTTGAGGCAACATTATTAAAGGCCCGCTGA
- a CDS encoding BrnA antitoxin family protein: MKKTSGTDWERLNAMSDEDIDTSDIPELDDNFFQQAELHLPVKKPVTIRLDADVLEWFKGQGQGYQTRINNLLRKYMETHQNR; this comes from the coding sequence ATGAAGAAAACATCCGGTACTGACTGGGAGCGCCTCAATGCCATGAGTGACGAGGACATCGACACTTCTGATATACCTGAACTGGACGATAATTTTTTCCAACAGGCCGAGCTGCACCTACCGGTGAAAAAACCAGTGACTATTCGACTGGATGCCGACGTTCTGGAATGGTTCAAGGGGCAGGGGCAGGGATATCAGACCCGAATAAACAATTTGCTGAGAAAATATATGGAAACTCACCAGAACCGTTGA
- a CDS encoding type II toxin-antitoxin system PemK/MazF family toxin — MVNLGQGVIVPVKFPFSDLTRTKRRPALVLAYAGKGDWVLCQITSKAYGDQNAVVIQKEDFAQGGLSLTSYARPGKLFTANDTLLEPPVGKLTKEKHQKIIDGIIAILKK; from the coding sequence ATGGTCAACCTTGGGCAGGGAGTAATTGTTCCGGTTAAATTTCCCTTTTCAGATCTGACTCGAACAAAGCGAAGACCGGCATTGGTTCTGGCTTATGCTGGCAAGGGTGACTGGGTATTGTGCCAAATCACCAGTAAAGCCTACGGTGATCAAAACGCAGTGGTTATCCAAAAAGAAGATTTCGCCCAAGGTGGATTATCGCTAACCAGCTACGCCAGACCAGGTAAATTATTCACAGCAAATGATACCCTGCTCGAACCCCCGGTAGGAAAATTAACCAAAGAGAAACACCAAAAAATAATTGACGGGATAATAGCCATTTTAAAAAAATAG
- a CDS encoding transposase encodes MVIRILPCATQFIDHLDQALRRAPQAQRLTTKQRYFLAFVISAMILTQKLCWATMERRSLGQYTSAALWWMFYRSEIVWHLLLRISVLVIIGRYGLSEGNLLIDDTGRSRCKRTKKIGKTHKIREKKTSGYVNGQELVFLVLQTPLVTIPIDFRFYMPDPKMTEWRKKRDLLKKQGVPPKDRPPKPKPNSEYPTKQLLALDLIQAFQRHFPDINVTGILADALYGDAHFMDGASSVFSGTQVVSQLRWNQTVIYKNKEVNLKTYFDSYLGPGVKKTLVIRGGKEQKVTVLSARLKVKAHGQKRFIIALKYEGEDDYRYLAATDVSWRHDDIARLHTLRWLIEVFFEDWKLHEGWCNRALQQGIEGSERGVILSVLCDHMLLLHPEQSARLEHKQPALTVGCLVEKLRIDALLDIIRTVVDSENPQEQFKKLTESLEDYRPVRISSKHMAGRELGRMMPTASLKYRLPEYQTLVH; translated from the coding sequence ATGGTTATACGTATTCTTCCCTGCGCTACTCAATTTATTGATCATCTCGATCAAGCCTTACGCCGTGCTCCGCAAGCTCAGCGACTGACTACCAAGCAACGCTATTTTCTGGCATTTGTCATTTCGGCAATGATTCTGACGCAGAAGCTCTGTTGGGCAACCATGGAACGTCGAAGCCTTGGCCAATACACATCAGCCGCCTTATGGTGGATGTTTTACCGATCCGAAATTGTCTGGCATCTACTGCTACGCATCAGTGTTCTCGTCATTATTGGCCGCTATGGTTTATCAGAGGGAAATCTTCTTATTGACGACACCGGGCGCTCACGATGCAAACGAACCAAAAAGATAGGCAAGACCCACAAGATTAGGGAGAAGAAGACCAGTGGTTATGTCAACGGTCAGGAGCTGGTCTTTCTGGTTTTACAAACCCCGCTGGTGACCATTCCCATTGACTTCCGGTTCTATATGCCTGACCCGAAGATGACCGAATGGCGGAAGAAAAGAGACTTGTTGAAAAAACAGGGAGTTCCTCCAAAGGATCGACCTCCCAAGCCAAAGCCCAACAGTGAGTACCCAACAAAACAGCTACTGGCGCTGGATTTGATTCAGGCCTTCCAACGCCACTTTCCTGATATAAACGTCACCGGCATCCTGGCGGACGCTCTCTATGGTGATGCCCATTTTATGGATGGAGCTTCCTCAGTCTTCTCGGGAACACAGGTTGTTAGCCAGCTCCGTTGGAACCAGACGGTGATCTACAAAAACAAAGAAGTTAATCTGAAGACCTATTTTGACAGTTATCTCGGGCCTGGCGTTAAAAAAACTCTGGTCATACGAGGAGGAAAGGAGCAAAAGGTGACGGTATTGTCTGCCCGTCTCAAGGTCAAAGCCCATGGGCAGAAGCGATTTATTATTGCTTTGAAATACGAGGGAGAGGACGACTATCGCTATCTGGCCGCCACGGATGTTTCCTGGCGTCATGATGATATTGCCCGGCTTCACACGCTGAGGTGGTTGATCGAGGTGTTCTTTGAGGACTGGAAACTTCATGAAGGCTGGTGCAACAGAGCCTTGCAGCAAGGCATTGAAGGGTCTGAGCGTGGCGTGATCCTGAGCGTGCTGTGTGACCATATGTTGCTCCTTCATCCTGAACAATCTGCCCGCTTGGAACACAAGCAGCCTGCGCTTACCGTTGGCTGTCTGGTCGAGAAGCTCAGAATCGATGCGTTGCTGGATATCATCCGGACAGTTGTGGATTCAGAAAATCCTCAGGAGCAGTTCAAGAAGCTGACGGAGTCTCTGGAAGACTACCGGCCAGTGAGAATATCCAGCAAGCATATGGCGGGCAGGGAGCTGGGGAGAATGATGCCAACTGCTTCACTCAAGTATCGTTTACCGGAATATCAAACACTTGTGCATTAG
- a CDS encoding IS110 family transposase, with protein sequence MSFVRKQIPLILEDAENGLTVLFRELLSELYDDMEHLDKRIAKLEKKLETIAANNEACQLLLTIPGIGLLSATALFAAIGDISAFKNGREMAAWLGLVPKQQSTGGVPTLLGISKRGDTYLRTLMIHGGRTVVRVADKHDDRRNNWIQELDKRRGKNISAVAVANKNARIAWAVLTKKEPYKAAA encoded by the coding sequence ATATCCTTTGTTCGTAAACAGATTCCTCTGATTCTGGAAGATGCAGAAAACGGTTTAACAGTGCTGTTCCGTGAACTCCTCAGTGAGCTATATGATGACATGGAGCATCTGGATAAGCGGATAGCAAAGCTTGAGAAAAAGCTCGAAACTATTGCGGCCAATAATGAAGCCTGTCAGCTTTTACTAACCATACCCGGCATTGGGTTACTCAGTGCTACTGCTCTGTTCGCGGCGATTGGAGATATATCGGCATTTAAAAATGGCCGGGAAATGGCGGCCTGGCTGGGCCTCGTACCAAAGCAGCAGTCTACCGGTGGAGTGCCTACCTTGCTGGGTATCAGTAAGCGGGGAGACACCTACCTGAGAACCCTGATGATACACGGTGGCAGAACTGTTGTCAGGGTAGCCGACAAACACGACGATCGACGTAATAATTGGATTCAAGAGCTTGATAAGCGTCGTGGCAAGAATATATCAGCAGTGGCTGTTGCCAATAAAAACGCTCGCATTGCCTGGGCTGTGTTGACCAAGAAAGAGCCGTACAAGGCAGCAGCATGA
- a CDS encoding DUF433 domain-containing protein has protein sequence MEVEEGISMERQDHLQYIEINPEKRFGKPCIKGTRITVTDILEMMAEGMSQNEILENHPNLGAEHIKAALLYAASTVKGAA, from the coding sequence GTGGAAGTTGAAGAGGGTATTAGCATGGAGCGTCAAGATCATTTGCAATACATAGAAATCAACCCAGAAAAACGGTTTGGTAAGCCCTGCATAAAGGGGACAAGAATAACAGTTACCGACATTCTGGAGATGATGGCCGAGGGTATGAGCCAGAATGAAATTCTTGAAAATCATCCCAACCTGGGCGCAGAGCACATTAAGGCAGCTTTGTTGTATGCAGCCAGTACGGTCAAGGGTGCAGCATGA
- the ltrA gene encoding group II intron reverse transcriptase/maturase: MNHDLLNCVLEPANLASAWKQVRSNKGAPGIDGVTIEAYPDFAKQHWPSVRQALLDGTYQPSPVRRHVIEKPDGGERLLGIPTVIDRVIQQAIVQVLTPVFDPGFSPNSFGYRPGRSAHDGVRQVKQLINGGLHYAVDVDLSKFFDTVNHDVLMSRVSRKVRDKRLLKLIGRYLRSGVMIEGNVYPTRVGMPQGGPLSPLLSNVVLDELDKELEYRGHCFARYCDDFVILVKSQRAGDRVMHSITQFIERKLKLKINSRKSKVVKATESEFLSFTFTGKKVRWAQKCLDRFKYRILKLTSRRWGVSMQHRLRKLAQYIRGWMGYFRLSEYYRPIPLLDQWIRRRIRCCFLKQWRKPKTRFKHLVRLGVDKVNAAKIAASSKGYYRLSKTYAVQQALNNNYLAKIGLVSLKDLWIRFHHHR, from the coding sequence TTGAACCATGATCTACTAAATTGCGTACTTGAACCGGCTAATCTGGCAAGCGCATGGAAACAGGTCAGAAGCAACAAGGGTGCTCCGGGTATCGATGGAGTCACCATTGAAGCTTATCCAGACTTTGCCAAACAGCATTGGCCTTCAGTGCGTCAAGCCTTATTGGACGGAACCTATCAGCCGTCACCCGTGCGCCGGCATGTAATAGAAAAGCCGGACGGCGGTGAACGCTTGCTGGGAATCCCAACCGTGATCGACAGGGTCATACAGCAGGCCATTGTGCAGGTGCTGACGCCTGTCTTTGACCCGGGATTTTCCCCAAACAGCTTTGGCTACCGACCGGGACGGTCAGCACACGACGGAGTTCGTCAGGTTAAGCAGTTGATCAACGGGGGGCTACATTACGCCGTTGACGTTGATCTGAGTAAATTCTTTGATACGGTTAATCACGACGTTTTGATGTCGAGGGTCTCCCGTAAGGTCCGCGACAAACGCCTTCTGAAACTGATTGGTCGCTACCTGCGCTCCGGAGTCATGATTGAGGGCAATGTCTACCCGACCAGGGTTGGCATGCCACAGGGTGGGCCTTTATCACCCTTGCTGTCTAATGTGGTCCTCGACGAACTCGACAAGGAGCTTGAATATCGGGGTCATTGCTTTGCAAGATACTGTGATGATTTTGTGATTCTCGTCAAAAGTCAGCGTGCAGGGGATCGGGTGATGCACAGCATTACCCAATTCATTGAACGCAAATTGAAACTGAAGATTAACTCCCGGAAAAGTAAAGTTGTGAAAGCAACAGAAAGCGAATTCCTGAGTTTCACCTTCACAGGGAAGAAAGTTCGCTGGGCCCAGAAGTGTCTGGACCGATTCAAATACCGGATACTCAAGTTGACCAGTCGTCGCTGGGGTGTCTCAATGCAACATCGGTTACGCAAACTGGCGCAATATATCCGGGGTTGGATGGGGTATTTTCGGTTATCGGAATATTACCGACCAATTCCCCTGCTGGATCAATGGATACGTCGGCGAATCCGTTGCTGTTTTCTGAAGCAATGGCGCAAGCCGAAAACCCGTTTTAAGCATCTGGTCAGGTTAGGCGTTGATAAAGTGAACGCCGCCAAGATCGCAGCCAGCAGCAAAGGGTATTACC
- a CDS encoding UPF0175 family protein — protein MGIDTTPAVFGIRELRERSKELSDVAQSGKLAVFTRYGAPLMIGVPVTNTLLEKGVHTSLAISLYEAGVLTLAKSAQLADLCLEDFMKLVSSLDIPIADYQPGDLEKELKHFD, from the coding sequence ATGGGCATTGATACAACACCAGCAGTTTTCGGCATAAGGGAGCTCAGAGAAAGATCCAAGGAACTTAGTGATGTTGCCCAGTCGGGCAAATTAGCCGTATTTACCCGTTACGGGGCACCTCTTATGATCGGCGTGCCGGTCACCAATACCCTGCTGGAAAAAGGGGTCCACACCAGTCTTGCAATCAGTTTGTATGAAGCGGGCGTATTAACACTGGCAAAATCAGCCCAACTCGCCGACCTATGCCTGGAAGACTTTATGAAGCTGGTATCAAGCCTTGACATTCCCATTGCTGATTACCAGCCCGGCGATCTGGAAAAGGAGTTAAAGCACTTTGACTAA
- a CDS encoding DUF5615 family PIN-like protein, producing the protein MMLLLDENLSPRLIARIDLTFPGSLHVIHAGLDNSPDNELWCYAKDNGFAIVSKDKDFLSMLEKRGHPPKVIHLSLGNVRLTVVENTLIENKQEIYALLQGSSKGLLVL; encoded by the coding sequence ATGATGCTGCTACTTGATGAAAACCTCTCCCCACGACTGATTGCACGAATAGATCTCACTTTTCCGGGTAGCCTGCATGTTATTCATGCCGGGCTGGACAATTCACCAGATAATGAACTGTGGTGTTATGCGAAAGACAATGGTTTCGCCATTGTCAGCAAGGACAAGGATTTTTTGTCGATGCTGGAAAAGCGCGGCCACCCACCAAAAGTGATACATTTGTCACTGGGCAATGTCAGGCTGACAGTTGTTGAAAACACGTTGATAGAGAACAAACAGGAAATCTATGCACTTCTGCAAGGCTCAAGCAAAGGGCTGCTTGTTTTATGA
- the hpf gene encoding ribosome hibernation-promoting factor, HPF/YfiA family has protein sequence MQVNISGHHVEVTEALHDYVIKRLERLGSHFDHITNVQVTLSVEKLVQKAEAVLHTRGAEINATAEHEDMYAAIDLLSDKLDRQLVKRKEKALDRQQGASGHAL, from the coding sequence ATGCAAGTCAACATCAGTGGGCATCATGTCGAGGTAACAGAAGCTCTGCACGACTATGTGATCAAAAGACTGGAGCGTCTTGGTTCACATTTTGACCATATCACCAATGTACAGGTGACCCTGAGTGTCGAAAAGCTGGTGCAGAAAGCAGAAGCCGTTTTGCATACCCGCGGGGCCGAGATTAATGCCACCGCCGAGCACGAAGACATGTACGCAGCCATTGACCTGCTCTCGGACAAGTTGGATCGGCAGCTGGTTAAGCGAAAAGAGAAAGCCCTGGACAGGCAACAGGGTGCCAGTGGCCATGCCCTTTGA
- the dcuC gene encoding C4-dicarboxylate transporter DcuC, with the protein MDILIVIPVVALVIYAIVKNYSASASLAIAGIVLLSAAAVMGIKDILPAAKATGFIPFDLFQLMNTVFSFRMASLGLTIMACGGFASYMSHIGASEALVRLAVKPISRFRSPYMVLALCYLLSVVLQMFVTSATGLGLLLMVTLYPVLRNIGLSPASAVAVIASPAAFEIGVTQVNANFAASQSGLEITEYFLDYQAWITFPMALVAAALHFVWQRRCDLKDGYRVAEHVGEGIEPTDGDQKDPAPAFYALLPMIPFFLLLIFSKMMVSSIKMNLVMAMLISVFVGMLCEVIRTRKMKQSLDGFDQFLNGMGAVFGPVVGLIIGAEIFATGLKHIGAIDSLLGSAQGLGIGAAGMTLFMATLIAVAAIMMGSGNAAFLSFATLAPEVAKSFGVPAVAMLLPMNFAASMGRSMSPISAVIIACAGIAKISPFEVVKRTSVPMIGAFVVGMALHLILFV; encoded by the coding sequence GTGGATATACTCATTGTCATACCCGTAGTTGCACTGGTTATCTACGCCATCGTGAAGAACTACAGTGCATCGGCTTCGCTGGCTATTGCCGGTATTGTCCTGCTAAGTGCCGCCGCGGTGATGGGGATAAAAGATATTCTGCCAGCGGCCAAGGCCACCGGTTTTATCCCCTTTGACCTGTTTCAACTGATGAACACGGTATTCAGCTTCCGCATGGCCAGCCTGGGTCTGACCATCATGGCCTGTGGTGGTTTTGCCAGCTATATGTCCCATATCGGTGCCTCAGAAGCGCTGGTTCGACTGGCCGTCAAGCCCATCAGCCGTTTTCGCTCACCTTATATGGTACTGGCGCTGTGTTATCTGCTCAGTGTTGTGCTGCAAATGTTCGTCACCTCGGCAACGGGCCTCGGTCTGCTGTTGATGGTGACGCTGTATCCGGTGCTGAGAAATATCGGTTTAAGCCCGGCTTCAGCGGTTGCCGTGATTGCTTCTCCGGCGGCATTTGAAATCGGTGTCACCCAGGTGAATGCCAATTTTGCCGCCAGCCAGTCCGGACTGGAAATTACCGAATACTTCCTGGATTATCAGGCCTGGATCACCTTCCCCATGGCGCTGGTGGCGGCGGCCCTGCACTTTGTCTGGCAGCGTCGGTGCGATCTGAAAGATGGCTACAGGGTTGCCGAGCATGTGGGTGAGGGCATCGAACCTACAGACGGTGACCAGAAAGACCCGGCCCCGGCATTCTATGCGCTGCTGCCCATGATTCCTTTCTTCCTGTTGTTGATCTTTTCCAAAATGATGGTGTCGTCTATCAAAATGAACCTGGTCATGGCCATGCTGATCAGCGTATTTGTCGGCATGCTCTGTGAAGTGATCCGTACCCGGAAAATGAAACAGTCCCTTGATGGCTTTGATCAATTCCTCAATGGTATGGGCGCTGTTTTTGGTCCGGTGGTAGGTCTGATAATCGGTGCTGAAATTTTTGCCACAGGGTTAAAGCATATTGGTGCCATTGACTCCCTGCTCGGTTCTGCCCAGGGGCTGGGTATCGGTGCTGCCGGTATGACGCTGTTTATGGCCACGCTGATTGCTGTTGCGGCCATTATGATGGGCTCTGGCAATGCGGCCTTCCTGTCATTTGCCACCCTGGCACCAGAGGTTGCCAAAAGCTTTGGTGTGCCTGCGGTGGCCATGCTGCTGCCCATGAACTTTGCCGCTTCCATGGGCCGTTCCATGTCCCCCATCTCGGCGGTCATTATTGCCTGTGCCGGTATTGCCAAAATCTCACCGTTTGAAGTGGTGAAAAGAACCTCGGTACCGATGATTGGTGCGTTTGTGGTTGGTATGGCGTTGCATCTGATTTTGTTTGTCTGA
- a CDS encoding antitoxin translates to MIHDKKNTLDREEQSLLDALEAGDYQSTLTPERKAELESVAAGTFKKDKRINIRISHRDLLAIQSRALREGIPYQTLVSSIIHKYLSGSLVEVRPGS, encoded by the coding sequence GTGATTCATGACAAAAAAAATACGTTGGATCGAGAAGAACAGTCACTACTTGATGCCCTGGAAGCAGGTGACTATCAGTCCACGCTGACTCCGGAACGCAAAGCAGAGCTGGAGAGTGTTGCTGCTGGGACTTTTAAAAAGGATAAGCGCATCAACATCCGTATCTCCCACCGTGATTTGCTGGCCATCCAGTCCCGGGCTCTGCGTGAAGGCATCCCTTATCAGACATTGGTTTCCAGTATTATCCATAAGTATCTTTCTGGTTCGTTGGTGGAGGTGAGGCCAGGCTCTTGA
- a CDS encoding IS5 family transposase: MYPSDLTNDEWAILKPLFPDPGYDTPKNGRPRDWSYRLILNAIFYLTKTGCQWRMLPSDFPPWSTVYTYFRIWKQDGTWKKVHDALRDQVRIQAGKEPQPTAASIDSQSVKTSVKGGDRGYDGGKKIKGRKRHIAVDTLGLILVVWVHAAAFSDSFAGQFILAHLKKYFKNIRKVWADCGYRGYLEEWFYRFKPKRELEITKRPRGKFVVQARRWVVERTFGWFEGSRRLSKDYEQLPRSSEAFVYICMIRIMLRRFK; the protein is encoded by the coding sequence ATGTATCCATCCGACCTGACCAATGACGAGTGGGCAATCCTCAAGCCTCTATTCCCTGACCCTGGCTATGATACTCCAAAAAATGGGCGACCACGCGACTGGAGTTATCGTCTGATATTGAATGCCATATTCTATCTCACTAAAACAGGCTGTCAGTGGCGAATGCTGCCTTCTGACTTTCCACCATGGAGTACTGTCTACACCTATTTTCGAATCTGGAAACAAGATGGCACATGGAAGAAGGTGCATGATGCTCTTCGTGACCAGGTGCGAATTCAGGCGGGCAAAGAGCCACAACCAACAGCAGCAAGCATTGACTCCCAATCCGTGAAAACCTCGGTAAAAGGGGGGGATCGAGGCTATGATGGCGGGAAGAAAATAAAAGGCAGAAAACGTCATATAGCTGTTGATACTCTTGGCCTGATTCTGGTGGTATGGGTACACGCAGCCGCATTTAGTGATAGTTTTGCAGGTCAATTCATACTGGCTCACCTTAAGAAATACTTTAAAAACATCCGGAAAGTCTGGGCTGATTGTGGCTACCGGGGTTACCTTGAAGAGTGGTTTTATCGCTTCAAACCCAAAAGGGAACTTGAAATCACAAAACGCCCACGGGGAAAGTTTGTCGTTCAAGCCAGGCGCTGGGTTGTGGAGAGAACCTTTGGCTGGTTTGAAGGATCCAGACGTTTATCTAAAGACTATGAACAGCTGCCAAGGAGTTCAGAAGCCTTCGTTTATATATGCATGATTCGCATAATGCTACGAAGGTTTAAGTAG
- a CDS encoding BrnT family toxin, with the protein MKYEYDADKDATNQAKHGLSLSEAEHLEWDTLWAWQDRRYNYEEQRMAGLAYLGLRLCCVVYTDRGDVRRIISLRKANKREMKRYAKA; encoded by the coding sequence ATGAAGTACGAGTATGATGCTGACAAAGACGCCACCAACCAAGCCAAGCATGGCCTGTCGCTGTCTGAGGCTGAGCACCTGGAATGGGACACGCTCTGGGCATGGCAAGACCGTCGCTATAACTATGAAGAGCAAAGGATGGCAGGCCTGGCGTACCTTGGGTTGCGTTTGTGTTGTGTCGTCTACACCGATCGCGGGGATGTTCGCCGGATCATTAGCCTGAGAAAAGCCAACAAACGGGAGATGAAGCGCTATGCCAAAGCTTAA
- a CDS encoding BrnA antitoxin family protein, giving the protein MPKLKPGTIWPTDEEDAAINAGIAADPDTFEITDEMFEQKRASGRPKAEETKERITIRLSPEVIAYFRATGKGWQTRMDDALKEYVATRHS; this is encoded by the coding sequence ATGCCAAAGCTTAAGCCGGGCACTATATGGCCCACCGATGAAGAAGACGCCGCCATCAATGCCGGGATCGCGGCCGACCCGGACACCTTTGAGATCACTGATGAGATGTTTGAGCAAAAGCGAGCCTCAGGTCGACCCAAGGCGGAGGAGACCAAGGAACGCATTACCATACGATTGTCGCCTGAAGTGATTGCGTATTTCCGTGCCACAGGCAAGGGATGGCAGACCCGTATGGACGATGCATTAAAGGAGTATGTAGCTACCCGGCATTCCTGA